A portion of the Eriocheir sinensis breed Jianghai 21 unplaced genomic scaffold, ASM2467909v1 Scaffold8, whole genome shotgun sequence genome contains these proteins:
- the LOC126994446 gene encoding uncharacterized protein LOC126994446: protein MRRVFQRCSNSRFIGHTLSPAKMSCQVVGLHPYTSHWFLLLPHYKDVPSMPSSLQSLDETLHTLTCVLARHVYALGLSSLPLERVGERRLVRRGFTKRSGLDVSAECCLPDSEVAIT, encoded by the exons ATGAGGAGAGTGTTCCAACGCTGCTCCAACTCAAGGTTCATAGGCCACACGCTGAGCCCTGCCAAGATGTCCTGCCAGGTGGTCGGCCTCCACCCCTACACCTCCCACTGGTTCCTCCTGCTGCCCCACTACAAGGATGTGCCAAGTATGCCCTCCAGCCTGCAGTCCTTGGATG AAACCCTCCACACTCTGACCTGTGTGTTGGCCCGCCATGTGTACGCCCTCGGCCTCAGCAGTCTGCCGCTGGAGCGCGTCGGTGAACGGCGACTCGTCAGGAGGGGCTTCACCAAGCGCTCCGGCCTGGATGTTAGTGCTGAGTGTTGCCTCCCAGATAGTGAAGTCG